In Blautia sp. SC05B48, a single genomic region encodes these proteins:
- the spoVG gene encoding septation regulator SpoVG: MNITDVRVRKVAKEGKMKAVVSVTIDDEFVVHDIKVIEGEKGLFIAMPSRKASDGEYRDIAHPINSATREQIQTIILDKYQEVMAEEAENEVLMEAAE, from the coding sequence ATGAATATTACAGATGTACGTGTGAGGAAGGTAGCGAAAGAAGGGAAAATGAAGGCCGTTGTGTCTGTCACAATAGATGATGAGTTTGTGGTACATGACATCAAAGTGATCGAAGGCGAGAAGGGGCTGTTCATCGCAATGCCAAGCCGTAAGGCAAGCGACGGTGAATATCGTGACATCGCTCATCCGATCAATTCAGCAACAAGAGAGCAGATCCAGACGATCATCTTGGACAAGTATCAGGAAGTAATGGCTGAGGAAGCTGAGAATGAGGTTCTTATGGAGGCTGCGGAGTAA
- the pduB gene encoding microcompartment protein PduB: MDIHDIHNISTNCTRTEFVGTAVLDTIGLVISGVDDSLLKEMNVGTQYHCLGLFSSRTGAAGQITAIDDAVKATNTEVLSIELPRDTKGWGGHGNYIVLGGNDVSDVRHAISLALELTNKYAGEVYISESGHLEFAFSASAGPAIHKAFGTPLGEAFGFMAGSPAAIGLVMADNAVKSAAVSITQYMTPNIGTSHSNEVIIAISGDASAVKAAVLEGRQTGLELLIGMGTYPEIPGTPYL; the protein is encoded by the coding sequence ATGGATATACACGATATTCATAACATCAGCACCAACTGCACACGGACCGAATTTGTAGGGACCGCAGTTCTTGACACAATCGGACTCGTGATCTCCGGAGTTGATGATTCTCTGCTTAAAGAGATGAACGTAGGTACCCAATACCACTGTCTGGGGCTTTTCAGTTCCCGAACAGGCGCTGCCGGCCAGATCACAGCTATTGACGATGCAGTAAAAGCCACAAATACAGAAGTCCTTTCCATTGAACTTCCAAGAGATACCAAGGGCTGGGGCGGTCACGGAAACTATATCGTCCTTGGCGGAAATGATGTATCCGACGTGCGTCACGCCATTTCTCTGGCTCTGGAACTGACTAACAAATATGCAGGTGAGGTCTACATCAGCGAATCCGGCCACCTGGAGTTTGCTTTTTCCGCAAGTGCAGGTCCTGCTATCCATAAAGCCTTCGGCACACCTCTGGGTGAAGCATTTGGTTTCATGGCAGGTTCTCCGGCTGCTATCGGTCTTGTGATGGCAGATAATGCCGTGAAATCCGCAGCAGTATCAATTACACAATATATGACTCCGAATATCGGTACCAGTCATTCCAATGAAGTGATCATCGCCATCTCCGGTGATGCCAGTGCTGTAAAAGCTGCTGTACTGGAAGGCCGTCAGACAGGTCTTGAGCTTCTCATCGGTATGGGAACCTATCCGGAGATCCCGGGTACGCCGTATCTGTAA
- a CDS encoding DUF1284 domain-containing protein, producing the protein MQDKSSAVAYASDEGTEEMVIPLRPHHGMCLAYFKGEGYSNGFTAHMSEMLKIFLEGKKIRLHVDTDEICSACPNNRGGHCEAGDKVAEYDNAVLEKCGLKAGQTLYFSEFTKKVQEKILAIDKRKKICGNCQWNSICEEQKSRWA; encoded by the coding sequence ATGCAAGATAAAAGCAGTGCTGTGGCATATGCTTCTGATGAGGGCACAGAGGAAATGGTCATTCCGCTGCGCCCTCATCATGGTATGTGCCTGGCGTATTTTAAGGGAGAAGGCTACAGTAACGGTTTTACTGCACATATGTCCGAGATGCTGAAGATTTTTCTGGAGGGAAAGAAAATAAGGCTTCATGTGGATACGGATGAGATTTGCTCTGCCTGTCCGAATAATCGGGGCGGACATTGCGAAGCCGGAGATAAAGTGGCAGAGTATGATAATGCAGTGCTGGAAAAATGTGGACTGAAGGCCGGACAGACATTGTACTTCAGCGAGTTTACAAAAAAAGTCCAGGAAAAAATCCTTGCGATAGATAAACGTAAGAAAATCTGTGGAAACTGCCAGTGGAACAGTATCTGCGAAGAACAGAAGAGCCGCTGGGCATAA
- a CDS encoding PcsB-like coiled-coil domain-containing protein, whose protein sequence is MKNRKVFTLLLTGMLTLSMGNPVYASGTDAAIAEAQAEKQAAEEGLAQVQSSIGTLESKKQELESYLADLNAQYEDLTNSISELSIQAAEKEDELNNVKKELKKAKKASADQYESMKLRIAYMYENAGTSALETLLSSESLAEFLNRAENAIQISTYDRDMLDKYVSLQKNIQENEKKVETESAEIDELMTERAAKQQEVQSMASSTSDDINSYVNQISASQEEAQQLMADISNADSSITALVQQAEAEKAAEEKAKAEAAAEAERQAAEAAAREEADQDNEGSEEADSDDDYGYDPEEDTTESSSSSTSTDIVVEEEEEADDVQSGSSEDVSEDSSQEEVSNDETASEETEDASADTSDSGSSSQGTYLGNFTLTAYCNCAQCCGTAGNLTASGTVPTAGRTVAMAGVPFGTKLLINGTVYTVEDLGTPYGHVDIYCGSHSEALSFGLQSADVYQVG, encoded by the coding sequence ATGAAGAATAGAAAAGTTTTCACATTACTGCTTACGGGTATGCTCACTCTTTCCATGGGAAACCCCGTATATGCATCAGGTACAGACGCTGCGATCGCAGAGGCACAGGCGGAGAAACAGGCCGCTGAAGAGGGTCTTGCACAGGTACAGAGCAGCATCGGCACACTGGAGAGCAAGAAGCAGGAGCTGGAGAGCTATCTGGCTGATTTAAACGCACAGTATGAGGATCTTACCAACAGCATTTCTGAGCTTAGTATCCAGGCTGCTGAGAAGGAAGATGAATTAAATAACGTAAAAAAAGAACTGAAAAAAGCGAAAAAGGCATCTGCAGATCAGTATGAATCCATGAAGCTTCGAATCGCATATATGTATGAGAATGCCGGGACTTCCGCACTGGAGACACTGCTTTCTTCCGAGAGCCTTGCAGAATTCCTCAATCGCGCGGAGAATGCGATCCAGATTTCTACATACGACAGAGACATGCTGGATAAATATGTGAGTCTTCAGAAGAATATCCAGGAGAATGAGAAAAAGGTTGAAACGGAGTCAGCAGAGATCGATGAACTGATGACGGAGCGTGCAGCCAAGCAGCAGGAAGTGCAGTCCATGGCTTCCAGCACAAGCGATGATATTAATTCTTATGTAAATCAGATCAGCGCCAGCCAGGAAGAGGCTCAGCAGCTGATGGCAGATATCAGTAATGCAGACAGCAGTATTACCGCTCTGGTACAGCAGGCAGAGGCGGAGAAGGCTGCAGAAGAGAAAGCTAAGGCTGAAGCGGCAGCAGAGGCTGAGAGACAGGCAGCAGAGGCTGCAGCCCGGGAAGAGGCCGATCAGGATAACGAGGGCAGTGAAGAGGCTGATTCTGACGATGATTACGGCTATGATCCGGAGGAGGATACAACTGAGTCTTCCAGCAGCTCTACAAGTACAGACATTGTTGTAGAAGAGGAAGAGGAAGCAGATGATGTACAGTCCGGAAGTTCCGAAGATGTTTCCGAGGACAGCTCCCAGGAGGAGGTTTCCAATGATGAGACAGCTTCCGAGGAGACGGAAGATGCCTCTGCGGATACGTCCGATTCCGGTTCTTCCAGTCAGGGAACATATCTTGGAAACTTCACACTGACCGCATACTGCAACTGTGCACAGTGCTGCGGTACAGCCGGCAATCTTACCGCCAGCGGAACAGTTCCGACAGCAGGACGTACCGTTGCTATGGCAGGTGTTCCGTTTGGTACCAAGCTTCTGATCAACGGCACTGTTTATACGGTAGAGGATCTGGGAACTCCTTACGGACATGTGGATATCTACTGTGGAAGCCATTCTGAGGCATTAAGCTTCGGACTTCAGTCAGCAGATGTATATCAGGTGGGCTGA
- a CDS encoding Ig-like domain-containing protein, with translation MHKWKLFKKSAALVLSSAVIASGVPVTAMASEAEVFSDVSGETQGETAQEEGENEDQESVSQDQPEVGEADIQSEEPEESDAEAIQEEVAEISAEEIQQEEEEQIQEDTKEVFGDGEAFMAEAGEVLQDASEITVAGVKYLWSMQPAEGYTQIGTTGVYVKAADGQTALTGKLYGTTTLSYSEFYAGDTTQESYDAITSATTSKNQIFTNEDSTEVTSSGYQIQGVKNVSVAVDAETYVDAQVLKAVSKLPKKGVYTEAADITLNEAPSQETGQYKTLNTDGTYSATKFDVKATVTDASAQIQAPSIWGDYMLVVKEVGTKYLRNSRQGDFAVGGNTLGVILETASGKKVGLRHTYEIWVQPYELAFSAGSGLIGEKISKVTYITPDGSYVYEFGDKAPLVKKQPEAGMKVQAAFVKENTTQVKVDDLDKYENPKVSVYYTTGRGHGKKTTYVVDHAAAENGVVTFDSSVARAGDEIYTVMISSDNYVDMTKNITLTGQPITVSNVSYYWVKGAVDGYTQIPGTDIYYKAANGHQALTGTLYGTASLSYEEFYAGDATSRKYDSVTSATTRKSTAFGNADVQNLTENGYEIAGVKKVSVATDAKTYVEARILSEAGELPESGAYTEAAGITLGRTPTVEPGQYKTLNADGTYSATKFNVKATVTDAEATLNTSSRWGDYEIKVKETSTKYLRDTKSDAGFAVNSGIQGMILETTDGGKYGMRHMNEMWVKVYKAAFAKDAGLEGKTVNRITYIMSDGAYVYEFADGIYIKPQATEEMDVSPEFTDSTHVKLANLDKYKNPKVSVFYTTGVGHDSQTTYLVQDGVAADGVVALDSTVARPENETYTVRVSSDDHADVSVQLVYGTIAFKENSGVLYVGSSRQLEATGENCKDVTYASDNETVASVDENGKVTAKAAGTAVITATSAAGKTAQYKLTVKTPSVKINVSSKTLYVKGSPATVTLKATTAGVTGKVTYTSSKPSVAAVAANGKVTAKAAGTAVITAKCGNYKATCKITVKKPSVKASASAKTVFVGGTSQITVKKTGVSGKVTYTSSNKSVAVVSAGGKVTAKKAGTATITVKCGSYKATCKITVKKGSLKITSKTAVSVKAKKTTAIKAAATSKAKITYRSSNTKVATVSSKGVVKGVKKGKAVIYVSSNGITKKVTVTVK, from the coding sequence ATGCATAAGTGGAAGCTTTTTAAGAAGTCAGCTGCGCTCGTACTGAGCTCAGCGGTGATCGCGTCAGGAGTGCCGGTAACGGCAATGGCGTCTGAGGCGGAAGTTTTTAGTGACGTGTCAGGAGAGACACAAGGAGAGACAGCACAGGAAGAAGGAGAGAACGAGGATCAGGAGTCTGTTTCCCAGGATCAGCCGGAAGTTGGTGAAGCTGATATTCAGTCGGAAGAGCCAGAAGAAAGTGATGCAGAAGCTATTCAGGAAGAAGTAGCAGAAATTTCAGCAGAAGAGATTCAACAGGAAGAGGAAGAGCAGATCCAGGAGGATACAAAAGAGGTATTCGGTGATGGAGAAGCATTTATGGCAGAAGCAGGCGAGGTCCTTCAGGATGCTTCTGAGATCACTGTTGCAGGAGTGAAATATCTCTGGTCCATGCAGCCGGCAGAGGGATATACACAGATAGGTACAACAGGCGTTTATGTAAAAGCGGCAGACGGGCAGACAGCTCTGACCGGAAAGCTGTACGGAACGACAACCTTAAGTTATTCGGAATTTTATGCCGGCGATACCACTCAGGAGAGCTATGACGCTATCACTTCGGCAACAACGAGTAAAAATCAGATTTTTACCAATGAGGACAGCACAGAAGTAACCTCTTCAGGATATCAGATCCAGGGTGTGAAGAATGTAAGTGTTGCAGTGGATGCAGAAACTTATGTAGATGCACAGGTGCTGAAAGCTGTTTCCAAGCTTCCGAAAAAGGGTGTCTATACAGAGGCAGCAGATATTACGCTGAATGAAGCACCGTCACAGGAAACAGGACAGTATAAAACACTGAATACAGACGGAACATACAGTGCAACAAAATTCGATGTAAAGGCAACGGTCACAGATGCATCTGCCCAGATCCAGGCACCGTCGATCTGGGGCGATTACATGCTGGTGGTAAAAGAAGTCGGCACAAAATATCTCCGCAATTCCAGACAGGGTGATTTTGCCGTAGGTGGAAATACACTGGGAGTAATCCTTGAAACTGCCAGCGGTAAGAAGGTAGGACTTCGTCATACCTATGAAATCTGGGTACAGCCTTACGAACTTGCATTTTCAGCAGGATCCGGGCTTATCGGGGAAAAAATATCAAAGGTGACTTATATTACTCCGGACGGCTCCTATGTATATGAGTTTGGAGACAAAGCGCCTCTTGTAAAAAAACAGCCTGAAGCAGGAATGAAGGTACAGGCGGCTTTTGTGAAAGAAAATACAACCCAGGTTAAAGTTGATGACCTTGACAAATATGAAAACCCTAAGGTTTCCGTATACTATACAACAGGAAGGGGCCATGGTAAAAAAACAACATATGTTGTAGATCATGCAGCGGCAGAGAACGGGGTGGTAACCTTTGACAGCAGTGTAGCCAGGGCCGGGGATGAAATCTACACGGTTATGATCTCAAGCGACAATTATGTGGATATGACAAAAAATATCACACTGACAGGCCAGCCGATCACGGTTTCCAATGTTTCCTATTACTGGGTAAAGGGAGCAGTGGATGGATATACACAAATTCCGGGAACGGATATTTATTATAAGGCGGCAAATGGACATCAGGCACTGACAGGAACACTTTACGGTACGGCATCTCTGTCATACGAGGAATTTTATGCAGGAGATGCAACGAGCCGCAAATATGATTCCGTTACATCTGCCACAACCAGAAAAAGCACTGCTTTCGGAAATGCAGATGTTCAGAATCTGACAGAAAATGGTTATGAGATCGCAGGAGTAAAAAAGGTTAGTGTAGCTACAGATGCAAAAACGTATGTAGAGGCGCGGATCCTTTCAGAAGCGGGAGAACTTCCGGAAAGCGGAGCATATACAGAAGCAGCAGGGATCACCCTTGGACGTACTCCGACGGTAGAGCCTGGGCAGTATAAAACATTGAATGCAGATGGAACATACAGTGCTACAAAATTTAATGTAAAGGCAACTGTGACAGATGCGGAGGCAACACTCAATACATCTTCTCGTTGGGGAGATTATGAGATCAAAGTAAAAGAAACCAGCACAAAATATCTCCGCGACACAAAGAGTGATGCTGGTTTTGCAGTTAACTCCGGGATCCAGGGAATGATCCTGGAAACAACAGATGGCGGAAAATATGGTATGCGTCATATGAACGAGATGTGGGTGAAGGTATATAAGGCTGCGTTTGCAAAAGATGCAGGTCTTGAAGGAAAAACCGTAAACAGGATCACGTATATTATGTCAGACGGTGCGTATGTATATGAATTTGCAGATGGTATTTATATCAAACCGCAGGCAACAGAAGAGATGGATGTTTCTCCGGAATTTACGGACAGCACCCATGTAAAGCTTGCAAATCTTGATAAATACAAAAATCCGAAGGTATCTGTTTTCTATACAACAGGTGTCGGACATGATTCACAGACAACATATCTTGTACAGGATGGTGTAGCCGCAGATGGAGTGGTTGCTTTGGATTCTACTGTAGCGAGACCGGAAAATGAAACCTATACAGTAAGAGTCTCCAGTGATGATCACGCGGATGTTTCTGTTCAGCTGGTGTATGGAACAATTGCTTTTAAAGAAAATTCAGGAGTTCTTTATGTCGGAAGCTCCAGACAGCTTGAAGCAACAGGCGAAAATTGCAAGGATGTAACATACGCTTCCGATAATGAAACGGTTGCATCTGTAGACGAGAACGGAAAAGTAACTGCAAAAGCAGCAGGAACAGCCGTGATCACAGCAACATCTGCTGCAGGAAAAACTGCACAGTACAAGCTTACTGTAAAAACGCCATCTGTAAAAATAAATGTATCATCGAAAACGCTTTATGTAAAAGGATCTCCAGCTACGGTGACGCTGAAAGCAACGACCGCAGGTGTTACCGGAAAAGTAACCTATACAAGCAGCAAACCATCTGTTGCAGCTGTAGCCGCAAATGGAAAGGTAACTGCAAAGGCGGCAGGAACAGCTGTGATCACAGCGAAATGCGGAAATTATAAAGCAACCTGCAAAATTACAGTTAAGAAGCCGTCTGTAAAAGCTTCGGCTTCAGCGAAAACTGTATTTGTGGGTGGAACAAGCCAGATCACAGTGAAAAAAACAGGCGTTAGCGGAAAAGTTACTTATACAAGCAGTAATAAATCCGTTGCAGTGGTAAGCGCAGGCGGAAAAGTAACAGCAAAAAAAGCAGGAACAGCTACAATTACAGTAAAATGCGGAAGCTACAAAGCAACCTGCAAGATCACAGTGAAAAAAGGCAGCCTGAAGATCACATCCAAAACAGCTGTAAGTGTAAAAGCAAAGAAAACAACAGCCATCAAGGCAGCAGCCACTTCAAAGGCAAAGATCACCTACAGAAGCAGCAACACAAAAGTTGCTACTGTAAGCAGCAAAGGTGTTGTTAAAGGTGTGAAAAAAGGAAAAGCTGTTATCTATGTAAGCAGCAACGGAATCACAAAAAAGGTAACAGTTACAGTGAAATAA
- a CDS encoding biotin transporter BioY, translating to MTTVAAGRSKTYDLVYIAVFAVVMAVCSWISIPAQVPFTLQTFGVFMAVGVLGGKRGTLAILVYVLLGAVGVPVFAGFSGGIGALLGNAGGYIVGFIFSALVMWAFERIFGRKPVVQIISMVVGLIVCYAFGTVWFMFAYTRSTGPIGLMAVLGWCVIPFIIPDLIKIALAYVLSGKVRKYAR from the coding sequence ATGACAACAGTGGCAGCAGGCAGAAGCAAGACGTATGATCTTGTTTACATTGCAGTTTTTGCGGTAGTGATGGCAGTTTGCTCATGGATTTCCATTCCGGCACAGGTACCGTTTACGCTGCAGACATTCGGAGTATTTATGGCAGTTGGTGTGCTTGGAGGAAAAAGAGGAACTCTGGCAATTCTGGTTTACGTTCTTCTTGGAGCAGTAGGAGTTCCGGTTTTTGCGGGATTTTCCGGAGGCATTGGAGCTCTTCTCGGAAATGCAGGTGGATATATCGTTGGATTTATCTTTTCAGCACTTGTTATGTGGGCATTTGAGCGCATTTTTGGCAGAAAGCCGGTCGTTCAGATCATTTCCATGGTTGTTGGACTGATCGTATGCTATGCCTTTGGAACCGTATGGTTTATGTTTGCTTACACAAGAAGCACAGGTCCGATAGGTCTTATGGCAGTTCTTGGCTGGTGTGTAATCCCGTTTATCATTCCGGATCTTATCAAGATCGCACTGGCTTATGTTTTATCAGGAAAGGTACGTAAATATGCAAGATAA